In a single window of the Streptomyces sp. NBC_00353 genome:
- the mutA gene encoding methylmalonyl-CoA mutase small subunit, protein MTVLPADGLSLAAEFPDPAHEQWQSLVEGVLRKSGKDVTGSAAEEALSTTVEDGLITRPLYTSRDDAPDAGFPGFAPFTRGSKAEGNAANGWDVRQRHSLTDPARLNEAVLADLENGVTSLWLTVGGATGVPVSGLARALDGVYLDLAPVVLDAGSELDPAATELLRLYEERGVAPGSARGSLGADPLGRAARSGGAPEPAAAVHWAERCAKEYPGLRALTVDALPYHEAGGSAAQELGSSLATGVAYLRALTGAGLSVEAACAQLEFRYAATADQFLTIAKLRAARRLWARVAEVCGAAGAGAQRQHAVTSSVMMTRRDPWVNMLRTTLACLGAGVGGADSVTVLPFDHALGLPDAFARRIARNTSTILMEESHLARVIDPAGGSWYVERLTTELADAAWAFFQEIERAGGQAAALGSGLIGERLAATWAARSKDLARRKEPVTGVSEFPHLAERPVEREAAPGADGASGGLPTVRRDEAFEALRARSDAHLSATGRRPRVFLAALGPASAHTARATFASNLFQAGGIEPVHDPVSVDTSTAAEAFAASGATVACLCSTDALYAEQAGAVASALQAAGAQRVFLAGRPAEYPDVDAYVFAGCDVVSVLSSVLDRMGVA, encoded by the coding sequence ATGACGGTCCTGCCTGCTGACGGGCTTTCGTTGGCCGCCGAATTCCCTGACCCAGCCCATGAGCAGTGGCAGAGCCTTGTCGAAGGCGTGCTGCGCAAGTCGGGCAAGGATGTTACGGGTTCGGCAGCCGAGGAAGCGCTGTCCACCACAGTGGAGGACGGGCTCATCACCCGCCCTCTGTACACCTCGCGCGATGACGCGCCCGATGCCGGTTTTCCGGGCTTCGCCCCGTTCACCCGCGGCAGCAAGGCCGAGGGGAACGCGGCGAACGGCTGGGACGTACGGCAGCGGCACAGCCTGACGGACCCGGCCCGGCTCAACGAAGCCGTGCTCGCGGATCTGGAGAACGGTGTCACCTCGTTGTGGCTGACCGTCGGCGGTGCGACGGGCGTACCGGTATCCGGTCTGGCGCGGGCGCTGGACGGTGTCTATCTCGATCTGGCCCCGGTAGTGCTTGACGCGGGCAGTGAACTCGACCCCGCCGCCACGGAGTTGCTCCGGCTGTACGAGGAGCGGGGCGTGGCCCCGGGGTCGGCCCGCGGCTCTCTCGGCGCCGACCCGCTGGGCCGGGCGGCGCGCAGCGGCGGTGCACCGGAGCCTGCGGCCGCCGTGCACTGGGCCGAGCGGTGCGCGAAGGAGTACCCCGGGCTGCGGGCGTTGACCGTGGACGCGCTGCCGTACCACGAGGCCGGTGGCTCGGCGGCGCAGGAGCTGGGCAGTTCGCTGGCGACGGGCGTGGCCTATCTGCGGGCGCTGACCGGGGCGGGGCTCTCCGTCGAGGCGGCCTGCGCCCAGCTGGAGTTCCGGTACGCGGCCACCGCCGACCAGTTCCTGACCATTGCCAAGCTGCGGGCGGCGCGCCGGCTGTGGGCGCGGGTCGCCGAGGTGTGCGGGGCCGCGGGCGCCGGTGCCCAGCGCCAGCATGCGGTCACGTCGTCGGTGATGATGACGCGGCGCGATCCGTGGGTGAACATGCTGCGGACGACACTGGCGTGTCTGGGCGCGGGGGTCGGCGGGGCCGACTCCGTCACCGTGCTGCCGTTCGATCACGCGCTGGGGCTGCCGGACGCGTTCGCCCGGCGGATCGCCCGTAACACATCGACAATTCTCATGGAGGAGTCGCATCTGGCCCGGGTTATCGACCCGGCGGGCGGCTCCTGGTACGTGGAGCGGCTGACCACCGAACTCGCCGACGCCGCCTGGGCGTTCTTCCAGGAGATCGAGCGGGCGGGCGGTCAGGCTGCGGCGCTCGGCTCCGGCCTGATCGGTGAGCGGCTGGCGGCGACCTGGGCGGCGCGCAGCAAGGATCTGGCACGGCGCAAGGAGCCGGTCACCGGCGTCAGCGAGTTCCCGCACCTCGCGGAGCGCCCGGTGGAGCGCGAGGCGGCCCCCGGCGCCGACGGCGCGTCGGGCGGGCTGCCCACGGTGCGTCGTGACGAGGCGTTCGAGGCGTTGCGTGCCCGGTCGGACGCCCATCTGTCGGCGACGGGCCGGCGGCCCCGGGTGTTCCTTGCGGCGCTCGGCCCGGCGTCGGCGCACACCGCGCGGGCCACGTTCGCCTCGAATCTGTTCCAGGCGGGCGGGATCGAGCCCGTGCACGACCCGGTGTCGGTGGACACGTCGACGGCAGCCGAAGCCTTTGCGGCCAGCGGAGCCACGGTGGCGTGCCTGTGTTCCACCGACGCGCTCTACGCCGAGCAGGCCGGGGCCGTGGCCTCGGCTCTGCAAGCGGCCGGTGCGCAGCGGGTGTTCCTCGCCGGCCGGCCCGCCGAGTATCCCGATGTCGACGCGTACGTCTTCGCGGGCTGCGATGTGGTGTCCGTGCTCTCCTCCGTTCTCGACCGTATGGGTGTGGCGTAA
- a CDS encoding DUF6325 family protein, with amino-acid sequence MTVGPVEYLVVAFPGSRFTGAIAPALAEAVASKAVRILDLTFVYRAEDGTLESVELDDLDPDDLVSFEPVEGVVSGLLNSEDIRTLGESVPPGSSAALIVWEDLWAVPLTAAVRASGGQVVAHERIPAEIAEAAVAASGPTG; translated from the coding sequence GTGACAGTGGGACCTGTGGAGTACCTCGTCGTCGCCTTTCCCGGGAGTCGTTTCACCGGGGCCATCGCGCCGGCGCTGGCCGAAGCGGTCGCCTCGAAGGCGGTGCGGATCCTCGACCTCACGTTTGTGTACCGGGCCGAGGACGGCACGCTCGAATCAGTGGAGCTGGACGACCTCGACCCCGATGACCTGGTGTCGTTCGAGCCGGTCGAGGGAGTGGTCAGCGGCCTGTTGAACAGCGAGGACATCCGGACTCTCGGGGAGAGCGTGCCACCGGGCAGCTCCGCCGCGCTGATCGTGTGGGAGGACCTGTGGGCGGTGCCGCTCACGGCGGCCGTCCGGGCCTCGGGCGGTCAAGTGGTGGCGCATGAGCGGATCCCCGCCGAGATCGCGGAGGCGGCCGTGGCCGCCAGCGGTCCCACCGGCTGA
- a CDS encoding SHOCT domain-containing protein — protein sequence MNRRGPGLLGTVARTAVVAGTASAVSGRVQQRQQQRWGAQEAAAQDEAAAQQQAVQQQTPPAQAAPPAPPADDIIDRLERLAELKKQGILTDAEFEAQKAKILAG from the coding sequence ATGAACCGCAGAGGACCGGGACTGCTGGGCACCGTGGCGCGCACCGCCGTCGTCGCCGGCACGGCATCAGCGGTCAGCGGACGGGTCCAGCAGCGCCAGCAGCAGAGGTGGGGAGCTCAGGAAGCGGCCGCTCAGGACGAGGCCGCCGCGCAGCAGCAGGCCGTACAACAGCAGACACCCCCTGCCCAGGCGGCGCCCCCCGCGCCCCCGGCGGACGACATCATCGACCGGCTGGAACGACTGGCCGAGCTGAAGAAGCAAGGAATCCTGACCGACGCCGAGTTCGAGGCGCAGAAGGCGAAGATTCTGGCCGGCTGA
- a CDS encoding tyrosine-protein phosphatase — protein MQTARAVAAATVINLRDLGGISLGRDRCFRPGAVLRSGQLSGFDAARDVAVTALGIRTVVDLRTADERMAAPDRLPPGARLFVADVLGDNPGVAPARLRALLGDPVAAKEMLGGGKAEELFAQTYRKLVLSPGAAAAYRAFVETAADDRARPVLFHCTAGKDRTGWATALLLLMVGASRDVVRAEFLAVNPVVRAAFQPYVQGFLDAGGDPEIAAAIIEVRPRYLSIALDAMDERWGGLDGYVRDGLRIPEPVVERLRSGLVVSARPAPAVVGTRSTRAVRRGSLG, from the coding sequence GTGCAAACCGCCAGGGCCGTTGCGGCTGCCACCGTTATCAATCTGCGCGACCTGGGCGGCATTTCGCTGGGTCGCGACCGCTGCTTCCGGCCCGGCGCGGTGCTGCGCTCCGGTCAGCTCAGCGGATTCGACGCGGCCCGCGACGTGGCGGTGACCGCCCTCGGTATCCGGACGGTCGTCGACCTGCGCACCGCCGACGAGCGCATGGCGGCCCCCGATCGGTTGCCGCCCGGAGCCCGGCTGTTCGTCGCCGATGTCCTCGGCGACAACCCTGGCGTGGCACCCGCCCGGCTGCGCGCGCTGCTCGGCGATCCGGTGGCTGCGAAGGAGATGCTCGGGGGCGGAAAGGCCGAGGAGCTGTTTGCGCAGACCTACCGGAAGCTGGTGCTGTCGCCGGGCGCCGCGGCCGCGTACCGCGCCTTCGTCGAGACAGCCGCGGACGACCGGGCCCGGCCGGTGCTCTTCCACTGCACTGCGGGCAAGGACCGCACCGGGTGGGCCACCGCGCTGCTCCTGCTCATGGTCGGGGCGTCACGCGATGTCGTACGGGCGGAGTTCCTCGCCGTGAATCCGGTGGTGCGGGCCGCCTTCCAGCCGTATGTGCAGGGCTTCCTCGATGCAGGTGGCGATCCCGAGATCGCGGCCGCGATCATCGAGGTCCGCCCCCGCTATCTCTCGATCGCGCTCGACGCGATGGACGAGCGGTGGGGCGGACTGGACGGCTACGTGCGGGACGGTCTGCGGATTCCGGAGCCCGTGGTGGAGCGGCTGCGCAGCGGGCTCGTGGTCTCGGCCCGACCGGCACCGGCTGTCGTCGGCACCCGGTCGACCAGAGCAGTCCGCAGAGGATCCCTGGGTTGA
- a CDS encoding J-domain-containing protein — MTERKPAGVSFESWVDKQIREAEQRGDFSQLPGFGKPLPGIDRPYDETWWIKAKMQREGVSMLPPSLALRKEAEDTRAAVSEARSEAEVRRMLTAVNEKIEAAIRRPPPGPLLNMRPFDIDAVVEEWRAERGSA, encoded by the coding sequence TTGACCGAGCGCAAACCCGCCGGCGTCAGCTTCGAATCGTGGGTCGACAAGCAGATCCGTGAAGCCGAGCAGCGCGGCGACTTCTCCCAGCTGCCGGGTTTCGGCAAGCCGCTGCCCGGTATCGACCGCCCGTACGACGAAACCTGGTGGATCAAGGCGAAGATGCAGCGCGAGGGGGTGTCGATGCTCCCGCCGTCCCTGGCTCTGCGCAAGGAGGCGGAGGACACCCGCGCGGCGGTGTCCGAAGCCCGCTCGGAGGCCGAGGTGCGCCGGATGCTCACCGCGGTCAACGAGAAGATCGAGGCGGCGATCCGTCGGCCGCCGCCGGGACCGTTGCTGAACATGCGACCGTTCGACATCGACGCCGTGGTCGAGGAGTGGCGTGCGGAGCGTGGCTCGGCGTAG
- a CDS encoding GNAT family N-acetyltransferase has protein sequence MTPSITRPAGGAGCRDVLIRRATARDAKRLTRLVRNSRAYEGPYAPMVAGYRVGPDYIETHRVFVAAHSGTDRLLGFYSLLLEPAELDLMFVADDAQGLGIGRLLIAHLRGEAQLAGLTGVRIVSHPPAEGFYRSVGALRTGTAAANPPAVMWDRPELTLPVA, from the coding sequence ATGACACCGAGTATTACGCGACCGGCAGGCGGGGCAGGTTGCCGGGACGTGCTGATCCGACGGGCGACCGCGCGCGACGCCAAGCGTCTCACCCGGTTGGTCAGGAACTCCCGCGCCTACGAGGGCCCGTACGCGCCCATGGTCGCCGGATACCGGGTGGGTCCCGACTACATCGAGACCCATCGGGTCTTCGTGGCCGCCCACAGTGGCACCGACCGTCTGCTCGGCTTCTACTCGCTGCTCCTCGAACCGGCCGAACTGGATCTGATGTTCGTCGCCGACGATGCACAGGGTCTCGGGATCGGACGGCTGCTGATCGCGCATCTGCGCGGCGAGGCGCAGCTGGCCGGGCTCACCGGCGTTCGCATCGTCTCGCATCCGCCCGCCGAGGGCTTCTACCGCAGCGTGGGCGCCCTGCGGACCGGCACGGCGGCGGCCAACCCGCCCGCAGTCATGTGGGACCGGCCCGAACTGACGCTTCCGGTCGCCTGA
- a CDS encoding VOC family protein, translated as MSVELNHTIIHARNNRESAEFLAHILGLEIGAEWGPFVAVATANGVTLDFATIPAESIVGQHYAFLVSEAEFDTSYARIKELGITYWADPHRKHPGEINHNDGGRGIYFLDPAGHAMEIITRPYGGFAS; from the coding sequence GTGTCAGTCGAGTTGAATCACACCATCATTCACGCCCGGAACAATCGGGAATCCGCCGAATTCCTGGCGCACATCCTGGGTCTGGAAATCGGTGCGGAATGGGGCCCATTCGTAGCGGTCGCCACCGCCAATGGGGTCACGCTGGATTTCGCGACCATTCCCGCCGAATCGATCGTCGGGCAGCATTACGCCTTCCTGGTCTCGGAGGCGGAGTTCGATACCTCGTACGCCCGCATCAAGGAGCTCGGGATCACCTACTGGGCCGATCCGCATCGGAAGCATCCGGGCGAGATCAACCACAATGACGGCGGCCGGGGCATCTACTTCCTCGATCCCGCCGGACACGCCATGGAGATCATCACGCGCCCGTACGGCGGCTTCGCCTCGTAA
- a CDS encoding DUF6328 family protein, translating to MTPTAGDDRDAESGREPDIGRHETTEERADRLWTDLLQELRVAQTGVQILFGFLLAVVFQPRFAALSDTDRTIYVVTVMLGSATAAALIGPVSFHRLLTGHRLKPQTVAWASRMTVVGLVLLFCTMCSALLLILRVALHNALALWLVGAMALWFLVCWFVFPAWVLARSTSEDETSDAHSARGGRPGS from the coding sequence GTGACCCCGACAGCCGGCGACGACCGCGACGCGGAAAGCGGTCGGGAGCCCGACATCGGCCGCCACGAGACGACCGAGGAACGGGCGGACCGGCTGTGGACGGATCTGCTCCAGGAGCTGCGCGTCGCCCAGACCGGCGTCCAGATCCTGTTCGGTTTTCTGCTTGCCGTCGTCTTCCAGCCGCGGTTCGCCGCCCTGTCGGACACGGACCGCACCATTTATGTGGTCACCGTGATGCTGGGGTCGGCCACGGCCGCCGCGCTGATCGGGCCCGTCTCCTTCCACCGGCTGCTCACCGGGCACCGGCTGAAGCCGCAAACCGTTGCGTGGGCGTCGCGAATGACCGTGGTCGGCCTCGTCCTGCTGTTCTGCACGATGTGCTCCGCGCTGCTGCTCATCCTGCGGGTGGCCCTGCACAACGCGCTCGCACTGTGGCTGGTCGGCGCCATGGCGCTGTGGTTCCTCGTCTGCTGGTTCGTGTTCCCGGCCTGGGTGCTGGCACGCTCCACATCGGAGGACGAGACCTCGGACGCGCACTCGGCGCGCGGCGGGCGGCCGGGCAGCTGA
- a CDS encoding VOC family protein, with product MTGSRPRTAPPSAPLTGPSAPCWVNLMTRDLKSAQEFYAATLGWTFRPGRLGQEFSVARRDDVPVAGIAAMATAFRVAVAWTPYFAVQNADVAASRIRERSGTVAVGPLALGKGRGALAADRDGAVFGIWERTEAATSPPAPDDHSNAWLELRTRDAFDAAIFYGQVLDWATGRPGACEVSYEKDGVVVDCGGKRLARISSGAVEAAPDPLVRPHWQVHFPVADVAAAVSAARLHGGSVVEQRTQREGAEATLLDPDGGLFTISDIRSPAAEDI from the coding sequence ATGACGGGAAGCAGACCCAGGACAGCGCCCCCCTCGGCACCGCTGACCGGACCGTCGGCGCCCTGCTGGGTCAACCTCATGACCCGGGACCTGAAGTCGGCGCAGGAGTTCTACGCCGCCACCCTGGGGTGGACGTTCCGGCCCGGAAGGCTGGGGCAGGAATTCTCCGTCGCACGCCGCGACGACGTACCGGTGGCCGGTATCGCGGCGATGGCGACGGCCTTCCGGGTCGCCGTGGCATGGACTCCGTATTTCGCCGTGCAGAACGCCGATGTGGCTGCTTCGCGCATCCGCGAGCGCAGCGGCACGGTGGCGGTGGGGCCACTGGCGCTCGGCAAGGGGCGCGGTGCCCTGGCGGCGGACCGCGACGGCGCTGTGTTCGGCATCTGGGAGCGCACCGAGGCGGCGACATCACCGCCGGCGCCGGACGACCACTCGAACGCGTGGCTCGAACTGCGCACCAGAGACGCTTTCGACGCCGCAATCTTCTACGGCCAGGTCCTCGACTGGGCGACCGGACGTCCCGGCGCCTGCGAGGTGTCGTACGAGAAGGACGGGGTCGTGGTCGACTGCGGCGGCAAACGGCTGGCCCGGATCAGCTCCGGCGCGGTCGAGGCCGCACCGGATCCGCTGGTCCGCCCGCACTGGCAGGTCCACTTCCCGGTGGCCGATGTGGCGGCAGCCGTCTCGGCGGCGCGGCTGCACGGAGGCTCGGTCGTCGAGCAGCGGACACAGAGGGAGGGCGCGGAGGCGACCCTGCTGGACCCGGACGGCGGGCTGTTCACCATCTCGGACATCCGAAGTCCGGCCGCCGAGGACATCTGA
- a CDS encoding DUF6479 family protein: MDVSNGALNSLAVTLADGRGALGVVMAIVGVALVGMLIGAVWLGRRRRAQELPPPRPDEQPPRPDHRAHVEERNVHGDDSFPADGRGLSPYELGDHGNEPIPRDKDETRD; the protein is encoded by the coding sequence ATGGACGTATCGAATGGAGCCCTCAATTCCCTGGCCGTCACACTCGCGGACGGACGGGGTGCGCTCGGCGTGGTGATGGCGATCGTCGGTGTGGCCCTCGTGGGCATGCTGATCGGCGCCGTCTGGCTGGGACGGCGTCGCCGGGCCCAGGAACTGCCGCCGCCCCGGCCCGACGAGCAGCCGCCGCGGCCGGACCACCGCGCACACGTCGAGGAGCGCAACGTCCACGGCGACGACAGCTTCCCTGCCGACGGGCGGGGCCTCTCCCCCTACGAACTCGGTGACCACGGGAACGAGCCCATCCCGCGCGACAAGGACGAGACGCGTGACTGA
- a CDS encoding 2Fe-2S iron-sulfur cluster-binding protein: MEHASGREDGAGNPEAAPHCSTLTLHINGTERTLSLDHRTTVLDVLREHLGLTGAKKGCDHGQCGACTVIVDGRRANSCLLLAVAHDGAAITTVEGLADGDGLHPMQEAFLARDALQCGYCTPGQICSAVGMLDEAADGFPSHATEAGRPAAAPARLTAPEIRERMSGNLCRCGAYPRIVEAIQDVAP; the protein is encoded by the coding sequence GTGGAACACGCGAGCGGGCGGGAGGACGGTGCGGGAAATCCGGAGGCGGCCCCTCACTGTTCGACGCTGACGCTGCACATCAACGGAACCGAACGGACCCTGTCGCTCGACCACCGCACCACCGTCCTGGACGTGCTGCGTGAGCACCTCGGCCTCACCGGAGCGAAGAAGGGCTGCGATCACGGCCAGTGCGGGGCGTGCACCGTCATCGTCGACGGCCGGCGCGCCAACAGTTGTCTGCTGCTCGCCGTCGCACACGACGGGGCCGCGATCACCACCGTCGAGGGGCTCGCCGACGGGGACGGGCTGCATCCCATGCAGGAAGCCTTCCTGGCCCGGGACGCCCTGCAGTGCGGATACTGCACCCCCGGCCAGATCTGCTCGGCGGTGGGCATGCTCGACGAAGCGGCCGACGGCTTCCCGTCCCACGCCACCGAAGCAGGTCGGCCTGCCGCCGCCCCGGCCCGGCTCACTGCCCCCGAGATCCGTGAGCGGATGAGCGGCAACCTGTGCCGCTGCGGTGCGTACCCCCGTATCGTCGAAGCGATCCAGGACGTGGCTCCGTGA
- a CDS encoding FAD binding domain-containing protein — MKPFEYLRARTTAEAVRASTGRPGAVFLGGGTNLVDLMKLGVATPDLLIDVSGLPLDQVADTADGGLRIGATVRNSDLAAHHAVRTRYPALSQALLSGASGQLRNTATTGGNLLQRTRCPYFQDTSKPCNKRVPGTGCPAREGAHRELAVLGHSTDCVATQPSDMAVALAALDAVVQLHGPDGERSVPVTDFHRLPGDTPERDTVIRPGELITEVLLPPAPDGAVSLYRKARDRASYAFALASVAEVVTVRGGRIQHAALAFGGLAHRPWRARAAEEILRGATVTDDTFTRAVDAELAAARPLRDNAFKVELARSLAVDALAALTAPA, encoded by the coding sequence GTGAAGCCGTTCGAATATCTGCGTGCCCGCACCACCGCCGAGGCGGTCCGCGCGAGCACCGGCCGCCCCGGGGCCGTGTTTCTCGGCGGAGGCACCAATCTGGTCGACCTGATGAAGCTGGGTGTGGCCACCCCCGACCTGCTCATCGACGTCAGTGGGCTGCCCCTGGACCAGGTGGCGGACACGGCCGACGGCGGCCTGCGCATCGGCGCGACCGTACGCAACAGCGACCTGGCCGCCCATCACGCCGTGCGTACCCGCTACCCCGCCCTGTCGCAGGCGCTGCTCTCCGGGGCCTCCGGGCAGCTCCGGAACACCGCCACGACCGGCGGAAACCTGCTGCAGCGCACCCGCTGCCCGTACTTCCAGGACACCTCGAAGCCCTGCAACAAACGGGTACCGGGCACCGGCTGCCCCGCCCGCGAAGGCGCCCACCGGGAGCTCGCCGTCCTCGGCCACTCCACGGACTGCGTCGCCACCCAACCGTCGGACATGGCCGTCGCCCTGGCTGCTCTGGACGCCGTGGTCCAGCTGCACGGACCGGACGGCGAACGCTCCGTACCCGTCACCGACTTCCACCGGCTGCCGGGGGACACACCCGAGCGCGACACGGTGATCCGGCCGGGCGAGCTGATCACCGAGGTGCTGCTGCCGCCTGCTCCCGACGGCGCGGTCTCCCTCTACCGCAAGGCCCGCGACCGCGCCTCGTACGCCTTCGCCCTCGCCTCCGTCGCCGAGGTCGTCACCGTCCGCGGCGGCCGGATCCAGCACGCCGCGCTGGCCTTCGGCGGGCTCGCCCACCGCCCGTGGCGCGCCCGGGCCGCGGAAGAGATCCTGCGGGGCGCCACCGTCACCGACGACACCTTCACCCGAGCCGTGGACGCCGAACTCGCGGCCGCGCGGCCGTTGCGCGACAACGCGTTCAAGGTGGAGCTCGCCCGCAGTCTGGCCGTCGACGCCCTGGCCGCACTCACCGCCCCCGCCTGA